A single Tenacibaculum sp. Bg11-29 DNA region contains:
- a CDS encoding M1 family aminopeptidase — protein sequence MKQILVIFLFTILLTSCQEKKHSEILIKKGISYELATYRKLQVTDVKYKLTFNIPEAKSEIISSKLKLSVTINDLTNNLILDFNEQKSNIKSVIVNNKSIEVLHTKEHLIINKKHIIKGDNFIEIDFNAGEMSLNRSDDFLYTLLVPDRASTLFPCFDQPDIKANYTLTITAPKDWKVLCGAFETTQVDKDNFIEHNFKESDKMSTYLFSFVAGKFNEAVKNPGAFDMRFLYRENNKNKIEENIGEIFNIHQKSIDYLEEYTAYKFPFQKMDFATIPPFQYGGMEHVGAIQYRESSLFLDKNATQNKKLRRAKLIAHETSHMWFGNLVTMKWFNDVWMKEVFANFIADKIMNPVFPEINHNLQFTMAHYPSAYSEDRTQGTNAIRQDLDNLKNAGSLYGRIIYNKAPIMMRQLEAIIGKEAFKEGMQSYIKKYANGNADWSELVAILDEKSPKDIKKWSEVWVNKSGRPIISDAIKYKDNKITSFKIYQKAEDNTNKLWSQTFNVGFVYEKEIKTFKVNLSDKEFAFNNVIGLEKPKTIIYNYDGFGYGIFPIDKTNIEFYRNIKDDLARGYTYINLYENFLNKKVASKEAFNTFLNGILAEKNELIANYLSGRIKTIYWSFLDKEEKINTQEELEKKVLSLLNSDISKNLKRTIFGLYRSIAISKEGKQTLYLLWKKEKEIKNLYISENDFTSLASLLAIYKHPKTSEILTEQLTRINNPDKLKRFKWLLPTLSNNEVTRDAFMISLLQKENREKESWVQGALNNIHHPLRQTSAIKHFKSCLDILEEVQLTGDIFFPKGWLSSSVGKYNSKEAFIILQRFFKENPNYNPILKMKLLQTVDNLTRAQEIKK from the coding sequence ATGAAACAAATACTTGTTATTTTTCTTTTTACGATCTTACTAACTTCTTGTCAGGAAAAAAAACATTCAGAAATTCTAATTAAAAAAGGAATTTCATATGAGTTAGCAACTTATAGAAAACTACAAGTCACTGATGTAAAATACAAGTTAACTTTTAATATTCCTGAAGCAAAATCAGAGATAATTTCAAGTAAATTAAAACTATCTGTTACAATTAATGACCTTACAAATAACTTGATTCTTGATTTTAATGAACAAAAATCAAATATTAAATCAGTTATCGTTAATAATAAAAGCATTGAAGTTCTTCATACTAAAGAACACCTTATTATTAACAAAAAGCATATAATAAAAGGAGATAACTTCATCGAGATTGATTTTAATGCTGGTGAAATGTCATTAAACAGAAGCGATGATTTTTTATATACTTTACTAGTTCCTGATAGAGCCAGCACACTATTTCCTTGCTTTGACCAACCAGATATTAAAGCTAATTATACATTAACTATTACCGCACCAAAAGACTGGAAAGTTCTTTGCGGGGCATTTGAAACCACACAAGTTGATAAAGACAATTTTATTGAACATAATTTTAAGGAGTCTGATAAAATGAGTACCTATTTATTTTCTTTTGTAGCAGGAAAATTTAACGAAGCAGTTAAAAACCCTGGTGCTTTTGATATGCGCTTTTTGTATAGAGAAAACAATAAAAATAAAATAGAAGAAAATATTGGTGAAATATTTAACATCCATCAAAAATCTATTGATTATCTAGAAGAATACACTGCTTACAAATTTCCTTTTCAAAAAATGGATTTCGCCACCATTCCTCCTTTTCAGTATGGAGGAATGGAGCATGTTGGCGCAATACAATACAGAGAATCTTCTTTGTTTTTAGATAAAAACGCAACACAAAACAAAAAATTAAGAAGAGCTAAATTAATTGCCCATGAAACATCTCACATGTGGTTTGGTAATTTAGTTACCATGAAGTGGTTTAATGACGTTTGGATGAAAGAAGTATTTGCGAATTTTATAGCAGATAAAATAATGAATCCTGTATTCCCAGAAATAAATCACAACTTACAATTTACAATGGCGCACTACCCTAGCGCTTATTCAGAAGATAGAACACAAGGAACAAATGCAATACGACAAGATTTAGATAATCTCAAAAATGCAGGTTCTTTATATGGTCGAATCATCTACAATAAAGCTCCAATTATGATGCGTCAGCTAGAAGCCATCATCGGTAAAGAAGCTTTTAAAGAAGGTATGCAATCATACATTAAAAAATATGCTAATGGAAATGCCGATTGGAGTGAATTAGTTGCTATTCTTGATGAAAAATCACCAAAAGACATAAAAAAGTGGAGTGAGGTTTGGGTTAACAAATCTGGAAGGCCAATTATTTCTGACGCTATTAAATATAAAGACAATAAAATTACTTCTTTTAAAATTTATCAAAAAGCTGAAGATAACACCAATAAATTATGGTCACAAACCTTTAACGTCGGTTTTGTGTATGAAAAGGAAATAAAAACATTTAAAGTTAACTTATCTGATAAAGAGTTTGCTTTTAATAATGTAATTGGTTTAGAAAAACCAAAAACTATTATTTACAATTATGATGGTTTTGGGTACGGTATTTTCCCTATTGACAAAACCAATATTGAATTTTATAGAAATATTAAAGATGACCTAGCAAGAGGTTATACATATATTAATTTATATGAAAACTTTTTAAATAAAAAGGTAGCTTCTAAAGAAGCTTTTAATACCTTTTTAAATGGAATACTAGCTGAAAAGAATGAGTTAATAGCTAATTACCTCTCTGGCAGAATTAAGACTATTTATTGGTCTTTTTTAGACAAAGAAGAAAAAATAAATACTCAAGAAGAATTAGAAAAAAAAGTACTGAGCTTGTTAAATTCAGATATTTCTAAAAATTTAAAAAGAACGATTTTTGGACTATACCGTTCAATCGCTATTTCTAAAGAAGGAAAACAAACACTCTATTTATTATGGAAGAAAGAAAAGGAAATAAAAAACCTGTATATAAGTGAAAATGATTTTACCAGCTTAGCCTCTCTATTAGCCATATACAAACACCCAAAAACTTCTGAAATACTTACAGAGCAATTAACTAGAATTAACAATCCAGATAAATTAAAACGTTTTAAATGGCTACTACCTACCTTATCTAACAATGAAGTAACAAGAGATGCATTTATGATTAGTCTATTACAAAAAGAAAATAGAGAGAAAGAATCTTGGGTACAAGGAGCTCTAAACAATATACACCACCCTCTAAGACAAACATCAGCAATAAAACATTTTAAATCTTGTTTAGATATTTTAGAAGAAGTGCAATTAACTGGAGACATTTTCTTCCCAAAAGGATGGCTAAGTAGCTCTGTTGGTAAATACAACTCTAAAGAAGCTTTTATTATTTTACAACGCTTTTTTAAAGAAAACCCAAACTACAACCCAATTCTTAAAATGAAGCTGCTACAAACAGTTGATAATTTAACTAGGGCTCAAGAAATAAAAAAATAA
- a CDS encoding pitrilysin family protein has product MKKILLLALLLAFNYNTIAQTINLETPLPREQSIRKGVLKNGLTYYIHKTSITKNVASYYIIQNVGSVLEKDNQQGLAHFLEHMAFNGTKDFPGKGILNKMQEHGLVFSEDINAYTSFDETVYRINNIPTSPELINTGLSILHNWSNYLSLTEKEIDSERGVVKEEWRTRQNGDMRVTKQTIGTMFNNAIYSKRLPIGKMDIIENFKYKALRDFYHDWYRTDLQAIAIIGDVNVDEIEAKIKTLFSTIPAVKKPIKRTNTRIPDNKELIYDIAMDKEVTSSNISFAIRHNKSLKDETISDLKESLLNNMVTSIISTRLNEINQKAESPLLFASVRYGSFSRMNNQFSAHIVPKPNMQHKGFKLVISEINRAVKFGFTKAEITRIITQYTSSYENQIAGLDNRSHQQIVGGIKANYLENSQITDIKKEFEIAKLLFSKLTQKELLSQIQKLYTNNNRSIIVTGVKGNKNLTKEDAIKIINTVENDKTLEGYTEETNTKPLMSGVNLVSGSITSEKENKEIGSTIFTLSNGIKVHYKFTDKNKNDVQLSAVSYGGQSLLDDKDLPSTALLANIIQMSGLGEFSAIDLPKILAGKSAISEASIGNLNENVSGSSSTKDVETMMQLVNLRFTKPRFDKTSYDVLMQQIDAFLIRKSERIESKMQDSITTILYGKNHPTKRLFDEKLISEISFDKMKNIYTSRFGNAGDFIFFIVGDVKKEIIKPLLEKYIASIPTTDKKENWKNNSVNWINNTIDKDVYLEMKDPKTSVFIAIKNDMKYSIKNSILMSVIGDILQLRYTESLREEEGGTYGATAIGSISKRPIQEAVISVDFNCNPDLAEKLIAIVHKEIKALEKGDIRQADLDKTLANFLKSREESKNYNSFQMNLLKNLVLEGYNINDPKNYEDIVKSITIEDLKNITKKLLKNKKSYEIVFKSKK; this is encoded by the coding sequence ATGAAGAAAATTTTATTACTCGCCTTACTCCTGGCTTTTAACTACAATACCATAGCGCAAACTATTAATTTAGAAACTCCCTTGCCAAGAGAACAAAGTATAAGAAAAGGAGTCTTAAAAAATGGTTTAACCTATTATATTCATAAAACAAGTATTACAAAAAACGTTGCTAGTTATTATATAATACAAAATGTAGGCTCTGTTTTAGAAAAAGATAATCAACAAGGATTAGCACACTTTTTAGAACATATGGCCTTTAACGGAACTAAAGATTTTCCAGGAAAAGGAATTTTAAATAAAATGCAAGAACATGGCCTTGTTTTTAGCGAAGATATTAATGCTTACACCTCTTTTGATGAAACTGTTTATAGGATAAACAATATACCTACATCTCCTGAATTGATAAACACAGGGCTATCTATTTTACATAATTGGTCTAATTACTTATCTTTAACTGAAAAAGAAATTGATTCAGAAAGAGGCGTTGTTAAAGAAGAATGGCGAACTCGCCAAAATGGTGATATGCGTGTAACCAAACAAACGATTGGCACAATGTTTAACAATGCTATATATTCAAAACGTTTACCTATTGGTAAAATGGATATTATAGAAAATTTTAAATATAAAGCTTTACGTGATTTCTATCATGACTGGTATAGAACAGATTTACAAGCTATAGCCATTATTGGCGATGTAAATGTCGATGAAATTGAAGCCAAAATAAAAACACTTTTCTCTACTATTCCTGCTGTAAAAAAACCTATCAAACGTACAAATACTCGCATTCCTGACAACAAAGAACTTATTTATGATATTGCAATGGATAAAGAAGTTACTTCTTCTAATATTTCCTTCGCTATTCGTCATAATAAATCTTTGAAAGACGAAACTATTTCAGATTTAAAAGAGAGTCTTTTAAATAACATGGTAACATCAATTATCTCTACAAGATTAAATGAGATTAATCAAAAAGCTGAATCACCTCTTTTATTTGCATCTGTTCGTTATGGTAGTTTCTCTAGAATGAACAATCAATTTAGCGCTCATATCGTACCTAAACCAAATATGCAACATAAGGGGTTCAAATTAGTAATTTCAGAAATTAACAGAGCTGTAAAATTTGGGTTTACTAAGGCTGAAATAACTAGAATTATTACTCAATACACAAGTTCTTACGAAAATCAGATTGCAGGGCTTGATAATAGAAGTCACCAACAAATTGTAGGAGGAATTAAGGCTAATTACTTAGAAAACTCTCAAATTACTGATATAAAAAAGGAATTTGAAATTGCTAAGTTGCTTTTCAGTAAATTAACTCAAAAAGAACTATTATCTCAAATACAAAAACTATATACTAACAATAACAGGTCTATAATTGTTACAGGAGTTAAAGGCAATAAAAATTTAACAAAAGAAGATGCTATTAAAATTATAAATACTGTTGAGAATGATAAAACATTAGAAGGGTACACAGAAGAAACGAATACAAAACCCTTAATGTCTGGTGTCAATTTAGTTTCTGGATCTATTACTTCAGAAAAAGAAAACAAAGAAATTGGCTCTACAATATTCACATTAAGTAATGGAATTAAAGTGCATTATAAATTCACTGACAAAAACAAAAACGATGTACAATTAAGTGCTGTTAGTTACGGAGGACAATCTTTATTAGATGATAAAGACTTACCTTCAACAGCATTACTAGCTAATATTATTCAAATGTCTGGTTTAGGTGAATTCTCTGCAATAGACTTACCAAAAATTTTAGCAGGTAAAAGTGCAATTTCAGAAGCAAGTATAGGTAATCTAAATGAAAATGTATCAGGTTCTTCTTCGACAAAAGATGTAGAAACAATGATGCAACTAGTTAATTTACGTTTTACAAAACCTCGTTTCGATAAAACTTCTTATGATGTTTTAATGCAACAAATAGATGCCTTTTTAATAAGGAAAAGTGAGCGAATTGAATCTAAAATGCAAGATAGCATAACTACTATTTTATATGGTAAAAATCACCCTACAAAGCGCTTATTTGATGAGAAATTAATATCTGAAATCTCTTTTGATAAAATGAAAAACATCTACACAAGTAGATTTGGTAATGCTGGAGATTTTATTTTCTTTATAGTAGGTGATGTAAAAAAAGAAATAATAAAACCTTTATTAGAAAAATATATTGCTAGTATACCAACAACAGATAAAAAAGAAAATTGGAAAAACAACTCAGTAAACTGGATAAACAATACAATAGACAAGGATGTGTATTTAGAAATGAAAGATCCTAAGACTTCTGTTTTTATAGCTATTAAAAACGACATGAAGTATTCTATAAAAAACTCAATACTAATGTCAGTAATTGGAGATATACTACAATTACGTTATACAGAATCCTTAAGAGAAGAAGAAGGAGGCACTTATGGAGCTACCGCGATAGGCTCTATTTCTAAAAGACCTATTCAAGAAGCTGTAATATCTGTAGATTTTAACTGTAATCCCGACCTTGCTGAAAAACTAATCGCTATTGTTCATAAAGAAATTAAAGCACTTGAAAAAGGGGATATTCGACAAGCAGATTTAGATAAAACACTTGCAAACTTTTTAAAATCTAGAGAAGAAAGCAAAAACTACAACAGCTTTCAAATGAACCTATTAAAAAACTTAGTACTAGAAGGCTACAATATCAACGATCCTAAGAACTATGAAGATATTGTAAAATCAATAACGATTGAGGATTTAAAAAATATAACAAAAAAATTATTGAAAAATAAAAAATCTTACGAGATTGTTTTTAAATCTAAAAAATAA
- the metK gene encoding methionine adenosyltransferase, producing the protein MSYLFTSESVSEGHPDKVADQISDALIDNFLAFDSESKVACETLVTTGQVVLAGEVKSKTYLDVQKIARDVINKIGYTKSEYMFDGSSCGVFSAIHEQSPDINQGVVRANPEDQGAGDQGMMFGYATDETENYMPLALELSHRLLIELAELRRENKDITYLRPDAKSQVTIEYSDDNVPQRIDAIVISTQHDDFDKNDDVMLAKIKKDIVEILIPRVVAKLPVHIQQLFTDSITYHINPTGVFVIGGPHGDTGLTGRKIIVDTYGGKGAHGGGAFSGKDPSKVDRSGAYATRHIAKNLVAAGLCKEILVQVSYAIGVAKPTSINVDTYGTATIDKTDGEISKIVETIFDMRPYFIEQRLKLRTPIYSETAAYGHMGRKSEKKTVTFSNPMGETVSQEVETFTWEKLDYVDKIKESFGL; encoded by the coding sequence ATGTCATATTTATTTACCTCAGAAAGTGTTTCTGAAGGACACCCAGATAAAGTAGCTGATCAAATTTCAGATGCTTTGATAGATAATTTTTTAGCTTTCGATTCAGAATCAAAAGTTGCTTGTGAAACATTAGTTACTACAGGTCAAGTAGTGTTAGCAGGAGAAGTAAAGTCTAAAACATATTTAGACGTTCAAAAAATTGCAAGAGATGTAATTAATAAAATCGGATATACCAAAAGTGAGTATATGTTTGATGGTAGTTCATGTGGAGTTTTTTCTGCAATTCATGAGCAGTCACCAGATATTAATCAGGGTGTTGTAAGAGCAAATCCAGAAGATCAAGGAGCAGGAGATCAAGGAATGATGTTTGGTTACGCAACTGATGAGACTGAAAACTATATGCCTTTAGCATTGGAGTTGTCACATCGTTTGTTAATTGAATTAGCTGAATTACGTAGAGAAAATAAGGATATTACTTATTTACGACCAGATGCTAAATCTCAAGTAACTATTGAATATTCTGATGATAATGTACCGCAAAGAATTGATGCGATTGTTATTTCTACACAACATGATGATTTTGATAAGAATGATGATGTAATGTTAGCCAAGATAAAAAAGGATATTGTAGAAATACTAATTCCTAGAGTAGTGGCTAAATTACCAGTTCATATTCAACAATTATTTACAGATAGTATTACGTACCATATTAACCCAACAGGTGTTTTCGTAATTGGAGGGCCTCATGGAGATACAGGTTTAACAGGGCGTAAAATTATTGTAGATACTTATGGAGGAAAAGGAGCACACGGAGGTGGAGCTTTTTCTGGAAAGGATCCTTCTAAGGTAGATCGTTCTGGCGCTTATGCTACTCGTCATATTGCTAAGAATTTAGTAGCTGCAGGTTTATGTAAAGAAATTTTAGTGCAAGTTTCTTATGCTATTGGTGTTGCAAAACCAACAAGTATTAACGTAGACACATATGGTACAGCAACAATTGATAAAACAGATGGAGAAATAAGTAAAATAGTAGAAACTATTTTTGATATGCGTCCATACTTTATAGAGCAGCGTTTAAAATTAAGAACACCTATTTATTCTGAAACTGCTGCATATGGTCATATGGGAAGAAAATCAGAAAAGAAAACAGTTACTTTTTCTAATCCAATGGGTGAAACAGTTTCTCAAGAAGTAGAAACGTTTACTTGGGAGAAATTAGATTATGTAGATAAAATAAAAGAAAGTTTCGGATTGTAA
- a CDS encoding pyridoxal phosphate-dependent aminotransferase: protein MIQSAKRLDTVQEYYFSKKLREVRELAASGKPIINMGIGSPDLQPPTKVITAIQQSFNDAVAHKYQSYQGLPELRNAIAEFYEQKFNVIANPTNEILPLMGSKEGIMHISMAFLNEGDQVLIPNPGYPTYTSVTELVGAEPLFYELEETNNWQPNIKALETLDLTKVKIMWVNYPHMPTGTNALKETFEKLIAFGKKHQILIINDNPYSFILNNNPLSILQVDGAKDVALELNSMSKTFNMAGWRVGMVLGNSTYINEILKVKSNMDSGMFYGIQKGAIEALQLSDDWFNQQNKIYEERRSLIFKLADKLNCTYNQDSTGLFVWAKIPIGKTSEEVTDAILYDKDIFITPGTVFGSQGEGYIRFSLCVSKEVINNAINRF, encoded by the coding sequence ATGATTCAATCAGCAAAAAGATTAGATACCGTACAAGAATACTACTTCTCTAAAAAATTAAGAGAAGTTAGAGAGCTAGCAGCCTCAGGAAAACCAATTATAAATATGGGTATTGGAAGCCCTGATTTACAGCCTCCAACAAAAGTAATTACAGCAATTCAGCAAAGTTTTAATGATGCTGTAGCTCATAAATACCAAAGTTACCAAGGGTTACCAGAATTAAGAAACGCTATTGCTGAATTTTATGAGCAAAAATTTAATGTTATAGCAAATCCTACTAACGAAATACTCCCTTTAATGGGGAGTAAAGAAGGCATTATGCATATTTCTATGGCCTTTTTAAACGAAGGCGATCAAGTTTTAATTCCTAATCCAGGGTACCCAACCTATACTTCTGTTACAGAATTAGTTGGTGCAGAACCTTTATTTTATGAATTAGAAGAAACTAATAATTGGCAACCAAATATTAAAGCTTTAGAAACATTAGATTTAACTAAAGTAAAAATAATGTGGGTAAATTACCCCCATATGCCAACAGGTACCAATGCTTTAAAAGAAACATTCGAAAAACTAATCGCTTTTGGTAAAAAACATCAAATACTAATTATAAACGACAATCCATATAGCTTTATTTTAAACAACAATCCGTTGAGTATTTTACAAGTTGATGGGGCTAAAGATGTTGCTTTAGAATTAAATTCAATGAGTAAAACCTTTAACATGGCAGGATGGCGTGTTGGAATGGTTTTAGGTAACAGTACTTACATTAATGAAATTTTAAAAGTAAAAAGTAATATGGATTCTGGAATGTTTTACGGAATTCAGAAAGGAGCAATTGAAGCGCTACAGTTATCAGATGACTGGTTTAATCAACAAAATAAAATATACGAAGAAAGAAGATCTTTAATATTTAAGCTAGCTGATAAATTAAATTGCACATATAATCAAGATTCTACAGGACTGTTCGTTTGGGCGAAAATTCCAATAGGAAAAACATCTGAAGAAGTTACGGATGCTATTTTATACGACAAAGATATTTTTATTACACCAGGAACTGTTTTTGGTAGTCAAGGGGAGGGATATATTCGATTTTCATTATGTGTCTCAAAAGAAGTAATTAATAATGCTATCAACAGATTTTAG
- a CDS encoding prephenate dehydratase produces MKQTTIAIQGAEGSNHHKVARDFYGKDVPLKECLSFDSLVDSLLDKTANKGIMAIENTIAGSIIPNYALIDNHNLHIIGEEYLNIHHHLMALPNQKIADIKEVCSHPMALLQCKEFFKNYKHIKLIEDVDTAEVAKRISQNQLKGVAAIAPKIAADIFNLEIIEDEIQTIKDNATRFVIVQTEIPYNGIDQINKASLKFQLDHKRGSLATILNVLSDCKMNLTKIQSLPVIESPWKYSFFVDVTFEEYKDYEKAIAIIEIMASELKVLGTYKNGRK; encoded by the coding sequence ATGAAACAAACAACAATTGCAATACAAGGAGCAGAAGGCTCAAACCACCATAAGGTAGCACGAGATTTTTACGGAAAAGATGTTCCGCTAAAAGAATGCTTGTCTTTTGACTCACTGGTTGATAGCCTATTAGACAAAACAGCCAATAAAGGCATCATGGCTATAGAAAACACAATTGCAGGCTCTATAATTCCTAATTACGCATTAATTGACAATCATAATTTGCATATTATTGGTGAAGAGTATTTAAATATTCACCATCACCTAATGGCACTCCCTAATCAAAAAATTGCAGATATTAAAGAAGTTTGTTCACATCCAATGGCATTATTACAATGCAAAGAATTTTTTAAAAACTATAAGCACATAAAATTAATAGAAGATGTTGATACAGCTGAAGTAGCTAAAAGAATTTCACAGAATCAATTAAAAGGGGTTGCCGCTATTGCGCCAAAAATTGCCGCAGATATTTTTAACTTAGAAATAATCGAAGACGAGATTCAAACGATAAAAGACAATGCTACTCGATTCGTAATTGTACAAACCGAAATCCCTTATAACGGTATTGATCAAATAAATAAAGCTTCGCTAAAATTTCAATTAGATCATAAAAGAGGAAGTTTAGCTACTATTTTAAATGTACTTAGTGATTGTAAAATGAATTTAACCAAAATACAATCATTACCTGTTATAGAATCACCTTGGAAATATTCATTTTTTGTTGATGTAACTTTTGAAGAATATAAAGATTACGAAAAAGCAATAGCTATTATAGAAATAATGGCCTCTGAATTAAAAGTATTAGGAACATACAAAAACGGAAGAAAATGA
- a CDS encoding DUF58 domain-containing protein, translating to MDIEKHAIGNIELLAKQVVEGFITGMHKSPFHGFSVEFSEHKLYNKGESTRHIDWKLFAKTEKLYIKKYEEETNLRCHLIIDNSASMHYPIIKNQAFNNLNKIGFSAVAAASLMEILKKQRDAVGLSIYSDTYEYYAPEKGSDRHRKMLLNQLDGLIRSNSKATTETHQYLHEIAENIHRRSLIFLFTDMFQTTKNEDELFDALRHLKFNKHEVILFHTYDKKTEFLFDFDNKPKKFVDIETKEEINLHAHNVQQDYTKLSKNFFNNLKNKCLQYKIDYIPVDINEGYDKILTAYLVRRQKNYN from the coding sequence ATGGATATAGAAAAACATGCTATTGGTAACATTGAATTACTAGCAAAACAAGTTGTAGAAGGTTTTATAACAGGTATGCATAAAAGTCCTTTTCATGGTTTTTCTGTAGAATTTTCTGAACACAAGTTATATAATAAAGGAGAAAGCACTCGTCACATAGATTGGAAGTTATTCGCTAAAACAGAAAAACTATATATAAAAAAATATGAAGAAGAAACTAATTTAAGATGTCATTTAATTATCGACAATTCTGCTTCTATGCACTACCCTATTATTAAAAACCAAGCATTCAATAATTTAAATAAAATTGGTTTTTCGGCAGTTGCTGCTGCTTCTTTAATGGAAATTTTAAAAAAACAACGAGATGCAGTAGGATTAAGTATTTATTCTGATACTTATGAATATTATGCTCCTGAAAAAGGAAGTGACCGTCATCGAAAAATGTTATTAAATCAATTAGACGGTTTAATTCGCTCTAATTCTAAAGCAACAACAGAAACACATCAATACCTACATGAAATAGCTGAGAACATTCATCGACGTTCCTTAATCTTTTTATTTACCGATATGTTTCAAACCACTAAGAATGAAGATGAGCTTTTTGATGCTTTAAGGCATTTAAAATTTAACAAACACGAGGTCATATTGTTTCATACCTATGATAAAAAGACAGAATTTTTATTCGATTTTGACAACAAACCAAAAAAATTCGTAGATATTGAAACAAAAGAAGAAATAAATTTACATGCCCATAATGTTCAACAAGACTACACTAAACTAAGTAAAAACTTCTTCAATAACTTAAAAAACAAATGCTTACAATACAAAATAGATTATATTCCTGTAGATATAAATGAAGGTTATGATAAAATACTAACAGCTTACCTTGTTCGCAGACAAAAAAATTACAATTAA
- the trxA gene encoding thioredoxin — protein MALEITDANFDELVLKSDKPVLVDFWAAWCGPCRMVGPIVDEIHTEYDGKAVVGKVDVDNNQEFAAKYGVRNIPTVLIFKNGEVVDKQVGAAPKKAYTDKIDAAL, from the coding sequence ATGGCTTTAGAAATTACAGATGCAAATTTCGATGAATTAGTATTAAAATCAGATAAACCAGTATTAGTTGACTTTTGGGCAGCATGGTGTGGACCTTGTAGAATGGTTGGACCAATTGTAGATGAAATTCATACTGAATACGATGGTAAAGCCGTTGTTGGTAAGGTTGATGTTGACAATAACCAAGAATTTGCAGCTAAGTATGGTGTAAGAAACATACCTACTGTATTAATATTTAAAAATGGTGAAGTTGTAGACAAACAAGTTGGTGCAGCTCCTAAAAAAGCATATACAGATAAAATTGATGCTGCTTTATAA